A single genomic interval of Montipora foliosa isolate CH-2021 unplaced genomic scaffold, ASM3666993v2 scaffold_140, whole genome shotgun sequence harbors:
- the LOC137986160 gene encoding probable serine/threonine-protein kinase irlA — MKEQRVKFLISGHILCLVLWLFLGHTFATGRRSNLGVHSSSSSPCDSECECFSWDSSNGSRSSKRFTVSCTGITAYQKFLVSKYLPWNTTDLVVKDYLLGEVRLDPFDKFARYLPNDMLYTLLLSSRSIAVLSRETFQTTSLTSLKTIDLTRNPLELIIQEDTFSNLLFLEVISLSNNHLQEIQQGAFRNLPKVRMINLSHNKLRKIHPGTFERVPELKILDLSANRLTNLPWKNISRLTSLQVLPLEGNLWNCSCDMTDIIHINQSLIAGSKAVCRFPEFLEGTLLEQLSSRDFSHCFSDEEFSLRKKIFVALVFGAIVFLLIWWGQRSNQIGQIEFNARDVLGQSGCVYKGRLKDGREAAIKKYSKVNCKCKELEILLRMSEKGPPHANVVQYFCVEYSSNFTYLALELCHGNLMTALYKYREQFAVYLKPINCFSQIASGLNYLHGIEVQHRDIKPQNILWKKTGSDLRFVISDFDLGHITEDESLHKPKYGSLGWCAPELWNLQDRTDAVDIFSLGCVFYFVLTRGEKHPFGSVSDMENCQRAIISQDYHFSLSELQDSYQGSLHMAAIAEDLLREMICFSPNERIKASELLNHPLMWNSKQMMTFFHDIGRCIEGARSIDPDIVTFKEMLESGAGTVFVGSWMDQLDRPVRKDVKDYKKEELCALLRVVRNKIEHFEKLRKELREFYFGGPEGVAKYYLNRFPKLLSFTYRTLQRSGLMYQNGLIRKKSSLM, encoded by the coding sequence ATGAAAGAACAACGTGTAAAATTTTTGATCTCCGGACACATCTTGTGTCTTGTTTTGTGGTTATTTCTGGGTCACACGTTCGCCACAGGACGGCGTTCGAACTTAGGTGTccacagcagcagcagcagtccTTGTGATTCTGAGTGTGAATGTTTCTCCTGGGATTCTTCGAATGGAAGTAGAAGCAGTAAGAGATTCACCGTTAGTTGTACTGGGATAACAGCGTATCAGAAATTTTTAGTCTCGAAGTATCTGCCATGGAATACAACTGATTTGGTGGTTAAAGATTATCTTCTTGGCGAAGTGCGTCTAGACCCTTTTGATAAATTTGCTCGTTATCTACCGAATGATATGCTTTACACTCTCCTTCTTTCCAGTCGTTCTATAGCTGTTTTATCTCGGGAAACGTTTCAAACCACCTCTCTAACATCTCTGAAGACCATCGATCTTACTCGCAATCCCCTGGAGCTGATCATTCAAGAAGATACATTTTCTAATTTACTATTCTTAGAAGTCATCTCGTTGTCTAATAACCACCTTCAAGAGATTCAACAGGGTGCCTTTAGAAATCTCCCAAAGGTTCGAATGATTAACTTGTCCCATAATAAACTACGCAAAATACACCCTGGAACGTTTGAGAGGGTTCCAGAACTGAAAATTCTGGATCTGTCTGCGAATAGGTTAACAAATCTTCCTTGGAAAAATATCTCCCGGCTGACTTCGTTGCAAGTGCTTCCCCTCGAGGGCAATCTTTGGAACTGCTCTTGCGACATGACGGATATAATTCACATCAACCAGTCTTTGATTGCTGGGAGCAAGGCTGTTTGCCGGTTTCCGGAATTCCTTGAAGGCACTCTGTTGGAGCAACTGTCTTCAAGAGACTTCTCACATTGCTTTTCTGATGAGGAATTCAGCCTGAGAAAGAAAATTTTTGTTGCATTAGTCTTTGGCGCGATTGTCTTCCTGCTAATATGGTGGGGTCAGCGTTCAAATCAAATTGGACAAATTGAGTTCAATGCACGCGATGTTCTTGGTCAGTCTGGATGTGTTTACAAGGGCAGACTTAAAGATGGAAGAGAGGCTGCTATTAAGAAGTATTCTAAGGTGAACTGTAAATGCAAGGAGCTCGAGATACTATTGCGCATGTCTGAGAAGGGCCCACCGCACGCTAATGTGGTTCAGTATTTTTGTGTTGAATACAGCTCGAACTTTACATACCTAGCTCTTGAACTGTGCCATGGTAATCTCATGACAGCACTTTATAAATACAGAGAACAGTTCGCTGTTTACCTCAAACCGATAAATTGCTTTTCACAGATAGCCTCCGGGCTGAACTATTTGCATGGAATTGAAGTACAGCATCGAGATATTAAACCTCAAAACATTCTCTGGAAAAAGACGGGCAGCGACCTAAGGTTTGTTATCTCTGATTTTGATTTGGGCCACATTACTGAGGATGAGTCATTGCATAAGCCTAAGTATGGCTCGTTGGGATGGTGTGCTCCTGAACTTTGGAATCTCCAAGACAGGACTGATGCAGTGGATATCTTTTCACTTGGTTGTGtcttttactttgttttaaCAAGAGGTGAGAAGCATCCCTTCGGTTCAGTTTCAGATATGGAGAATTGTCAAAGAGCTATCATTTCGCAGGACTATCATTTTTCTCTATCTGAACTGCAAGATAGTTATCAAGGATCTTTGCACATGGCCGCTATAGCGGAAGATCTGCTCCGAGAAATGATTTGTTTCAGTCCCAACGAACGAATCAAAGCAAGTGAACTTTTAAATCACCCGTTGATGTGGAACAGTAAGCAAATGATGACATTTTTCCATGATATTGGGCGTTGTATAGAAGGTGCACGTAGCATAGATCCAGATATCGTCACTTTTAAAGAAATGTTGGAGAGTGGGGCTGGTACTGTTTTTGTTGGGTCCTGGATGGATCAGCTAGACCGACCTGTAAGGAAGGATGTGAAAGACTACAAAAAAGAAGAGCTTTGTGCTCTTTTAAGAGTGGTTCGTAATAAAATAGAGCACTTTGAAAAACTTAGAAAGGAACTTCGGGAATTTTACTTTGGAGGTCCCGAGGGTGTTGCAAAGTATTACTTGAATCGCTTCCCAAAGCTCCTATCTTTTACTTACCGCACCCTACAAAGGAGTGGATTAATGTACCAAAATGGACTTATTAGGAAAAAGTCGTCGCTTATGTAA